The Chloroflexota bacterium genome includes a window with the following:
- a CDS encoding PqqD family protein gives MHSTLTFRPASHVAVAEFDGETVLLNVSSGIYFGLNPIASRIWQLLGTGASEPLIVQTLLDEYDVDEARLRADVAATVRQLAADGLVCQVEA, from the coding sequence TTGCACAGCACACTCACGTTCCGCCCTGCCAGTCACGTCGCTGTCGCCGAGTTCGATGGTGAGACCGTCCTGCTCAACGTCTCGTCTGGCATCTACTTCGGCCTCAACCCGATCGCCAGCCGCATCTGGCAGTTGCTGGGGACTGGCGCCAGTGAGCCGCTGATCGTCCAGACGCTGCTCGACGAGTATGACGTGGACGAGGCCCGTCTCCGCGCGGATGTCGCGGCGACGGTGCGGCAGCTCGCGGCTGATGGGCTGGTCTGTCAGGTTGAAGCGTAG
- a CDS encoding lasso peptide biosynthesis B2 protein, which yields MTWTRPVSARMSRRRCGSSRLMGWSVRLKRSAVRLDLVRRALRLPPSEWVGVLRAAAGLLLVDLHLRRRGFRDTARLDVPAGEIGTLSSAAWQQARRYVRWIDAAALALPIQARCLHRSLLLQRWLLRDGLPAALCIGVSRPGRPFLAHAWIELHGVVVNDTAANIADFAPLTGPAMSADGAVTPAVPLFVGVGQPA from the coding sequence ATGACGTGGACGAGGCCCGTCTCCGCGCGGATGTCGCGGCGACGGTGCGGCAGCTCGCGGCTGATGGGCTGGTCTGTCAGGTTGAAGCGTAGCGCTGTGCGGCTCGATCTGGTGCGCCGCGCGTTGCGGTTGCCGCCATCCGAGTGGGTTGGCGTGCTGCGGGCAGCCGCCGGCCTGCTGCTGGTCGATCTGCACCTGCGACGGCGTGGCTTTCGGGACACGGCCCGGCTCGACGTGCCGGCCGGTGAGATCGGGACGTTGTCCTCGGCGGCGTGGCAGCAGGCGCGGCGCTACGTGCGCTGGATCGACGCGGCGGCGCTGGCGCTCCCGATCCAGGCGCGCTGCCTGCACCGCTCACTGCTGCTCCAGCGCTGGCTGCTGCGCGACGGTCTGCCGGCGGCCCTCTGCATCGGCGTGAGCCGGCCGGGTCGCCCGTTCCTGGCGCACGCCTGGATCGAGCTGCACGGCGTGGTGGTGAATGATACGGCGGCCAACATCGCGGATTTCGCGCCGCTGACCGGCCCGGCCATGTCGGCTGACGGCGCGGTCACGCCGGCGGTGCCCCTGTTTGTCGGCGTGGGGCAGCCAGCATGA